TGTTGGTTCGACCGGAGTGAAAACGGGTTACCTCACCAGAGGACGTGCGGCCAGACGAACTGGAACAGCACCCAGATGAGTCCGGTGAGGATGACGGTCATTATCAGGTTCAACACGACCCCGGCGCGCATCATCTGTTCCTGCTTGAGATAGCCGCTCCCGAAGACGATGGCGTTCGGCGGGGTCGCGACGGGGAGCGCGAACGCGAAACTCGCCGCGATGGCCCCCGAAACGGAGAGAAAGACGGCGGCGGCGACGTCCGTCAGTCCGAGCGTGGCCGCGAAGACGCTCCCGATGCTGATGAGGATAGGAATGATGATGGTCGCCGTGGCGGTGTTCGAGGTCATCTCCGTCAGGAAGATGACGAGGAGGACGACCACGCCGACGACGAGGACGATGGCGCGCGCCGGTGAGCGATTTGAAGACCGAGTTCGATATCCACTCGGTCGCGCCCGTCGTCGCCAGCGCGTCGGCGAGCGCGATGCCGCCGCCGAACAGGAGGATGGTCCCCCAGTCGATGTCCACGAGGTCGTCCCACTCCATCGTGTCCGCCAGCACGAGCGCCGGAACCGAGGCGAGGCCGACGACGACGTAGTAGAGCATGCCCTGGTGGCCGTCGATGCCGAAGACGCTCGTTCCCTCTCCGCCGAACAGCGTGACCGCCCACGACGACGGCAAGTACCCGCCGATGAAGTCGCCCAACCCGCCGACGACCCACAGGAGGGCGGTCGCGGTGAAGATGAGCGCGACGCGCTTGCCGCGCGGACTCAACTCGCCTTCCTCTTCGAGGTACTGACTGGCCATCTCCTGAGCGTCGCTCACGTCGTCTATCTGCGGCGGATAGAGGAGATACGTCAGGACGTACCAGACGATGGGGAGCGTGATGGCGACGACCGGAACGCCGATGATCAACCACTGGGCGAAACCTATCTCGTAGCCCAGAATCTCGTTCAGTTGCGAGGCCAGCACCGCGTTGGGCGGCGTCCCGATGAGCGTCCCGACGCCGCCGACGCTGGCCGCGTAGGCGGTTCCGAGAAGCATCGAGACGTGGAGGTTGGTGAACGGTTCGTCCCCGCCTTCAACAGCGACGGTCCCGCCGTCGGGGGCGGGCGACGAGTCGGACGACCCTCCTGGAACTGCCGAACCCGCCGCTTCGACCGTCTCGCGGCCCAGTACCTGCGAGAGGACGCCGAGCGCGATGGGCGTCATCATCGCCGCCGTCGCCGTGTTCGACACCCACATCGAGAGGAACGCCGTCGCCAGCATTACGGAGAGGACGAGTCGGCGCGGCGAGGACCCCATCACGGACATTATCCAGAGGGCGATCCGGCGGTCGATGTCGTACTTCTGGAGCGCGTTCGCCAGCATGAACCCGGCGATGAACAGGAATATGAGGTGGTTCGCGAAACCCGCCAGCGCGTCGTCGAGATCGGCGTACACGCCGAACATCGTGAGCACGACGGGGATCGATAGCGCCGTCACCGCCAGCGGAAGCGTCCCTGTCACCCAGAGAAAGCCCGCGAAGAACATCGTTGCGAACGCGAACTGCCCGCGGACCGAAAGCCCGGCGGGCGTCGGGGCGGCGGCGATTACCGCCGTCCCGATAAGCGCGATAACGAAGAGAACGAGTCGCCTGCGTGGATCCGTCTGTGTCATTGGCAAGCAGACGCATGGATTCGGCACGATTAATTCTTTCTCAGATTTGTGAGAATTATAACTGAATCGGAACTTACGGTTGTACTTTTAGATTATATCGTATGGATCCGAAGATTTCCGTCGATGTCTGAAGTTATCTCAGTAATCGTGTTCCGCGACGTCTCCACCGAACTGAATATCGAAGTTATTCCGATTGGCCGAGGTTTATGTCCGGCGTGGGAGAAGCCCCAACATGGAAGAAGCACAGAGGCCTAACGTTCACGGCGAACTATGGAGGGGCATCGGCGTCGGCCTGCCGCTCGGGACCGGCGTCGGAATCGTCACTGGGGAGTTGGCCGTGTGGATGGCCATCGGTTCGGCAGCGGGTATCGCGCTCGGTACTATCCTGACCCGAAGACAGGGATAGGAAGAAGTCATTCCTCCGCAATCAAATCCATGACGCGGTCGTGGAACTCCTGTAACACGGCGCTCTCGTCCTCCGCGAGCACCACGTCGCTGGCCATCAGCGTCGCCAACCCGAACGCACGCGGGGTCGGCGATTCGACGCGGTGTTGAACGACGTCGATGTCGCCGTCCTGTACCTTCCCCAGAATCTCCTCGACGGATTCGAGCGCGAGTTTGTCCTCCACGATTTCGCGGTACGTTTCCTCCATGACGGCGAACTCGTCCAACTCGTCGGCGAACCCGAGCAGCATCTCGCTCGACACCTGCTGTTCGCTGGCGGACTTCTCGTAGCCCTTGTAGCGCTTGAGGATCATCAGCGAGCGCGTCGCGTTGATGCGGAAGTAACGCTGGAGCAGGTCGGTACCCGAGAGCGCGGCGCGCAAATCCCCACGCACTTCGTCGGGGTCGATGTCCGCGAGGATTCCCGGCACGTCCACCTTCCGGTTCAGCGGCATCGAGACCGTGAAGCCGTTGTCCGCGACGGCGACCCCGACGTTCGTGTTGGCGGCCTGCGCACAGCGGTAGGCGACCACGCGCGAGAGGCCGTCGTTGAACTTCCTGCCGTAGTTCGAGTGGACGTAGTAGTGGCGCTGGTACTCCTCTCTGTCCATCACGATTTCTATCGTCAACCGCGTATCCGTGCTCACGCTTTCCGGTCCGGCGTACCGGACCTGCTCGTCGAACATCCGCGCGAGCGCCCGGACGCTGTTCTCGTCCAGCGGGAACTCCCGGAGCCACACCCGAACCGCTGGTTTTCCACGGTCGGTCAACCGCGAGAGCAGTTCGCCCTGAAATGCGGCGATTTCCCGTCCCAAATCGTACGAGAGCGGCAGGCGCTCGGAGAACCACGACGGTACCGTCGGGCGGGCGCTGGTACGGTCGGCGTACACCTTGGACCCGCGACGGTACTTGTACTCGAAGTGCTGACCGCCGAGGACGAACACGTCTCCCTTCTCCAGCGTGTCGAGGTACCCCTCGTCCAGATCACCGACCCACTCGTTGTCCGCGCGGGTGAACACGTCGCAGGTGAACGAGTCCGGAATCGTCCCGATGTTGGTCATGTAGATGACGCGGGCGAGTCGGCCACGTTTGCCCATCAACGGTTCGTCGACCGGGTACTCGGGGTAATGGTACTCGCCGTCCGGCGGGTCGTTCTCGTCGCGCCAGACTTTCGCGTACACGTTCCTGTCCTCCATTCCCTCGTAGCCAGCCGTGAGATACTGCAAAAGCGACTCCCACTTTTCGTCCGAGTAATCCCGGTACGGATACGCTCGCCGAAGGGTGGCCTTCACGTCCGACTCCGGGCGCACCTCGTTGATGGCCATCCCGTACACCTGCTGGGCCGCCACGTCCTGTGCGTTCTCGGGGATGAACACGCGGTCCACGAACCCCTCCTCGGCCTTCTTCAGCATGACCGCACACTCGACCAGTTCGTCCCGGTCCAGCGCGACGACGCGTCCGATGACGGTCTGTCCGAGTCGGTGACCCGCCCGTCCGACCCGCTGGAGCAGTGAGGCCACGCTCTTCGGCGAACCGACCTGCACCACCAAATCGATGTGCGGCATGTCGATACCGAGTTCGAGGCTGGTCGAGGTCGTCACCACGTCCAGTTCGCCGTCCTTCAGTTGTCCCTCGATCCGTTGGCGAGACTCCTTCGAGAGGCTACCGTGGTGACAGCCGGAATTCTCCTCGTCGTACTCGGAGAACTTCTCGCGCAGGTTCTGCAGGACGCGCTCGGCCCCCGACCGCGTGTTCGTGAAGACGAGCGTGTTGGTGTGCGACTGGATCAGTTCGTGCAGTTGGTCGTAAAATCGCTCCTGCACGACGGCCCGCGGCGTGTGCACGAGGTCGTCGGTCGGACACTGGAGTTCGAGGTCGAACTCGCGGACGAACCGCGTGTCAACTATCTCGTACTCTCGGCTTTCCCCGCCGGGTTCCGCCCTGCCGACGAGGAACTCCGCGATGTCCGACAGCGGTTCGACCGTCGCGGAACAACCGATTCTCGTCGGCGAGTCGGCGATGTTCTCCAGTCGTTCGAGACTGACGGAGAGATGCGTGCCGCGTTTGCCGTCGGCGAGGCTGTGGATTTCGTCCACGATGACGTACTCGACGGTTCTGAGTTTGTCGCGGAACTTCGGCGAGTTGAGCAGGATGGCGAGCGTTTCCGGGGTGGTGTTGAGGATGTGGGGCGTCTCGTCGAGCATCTTCTGTCGCGCCGCCGAATCGGTGTCCCCGTGTCGGATGGCGTGGCGGACCTCGCTCACGTCGTCCATCTTGTCCTCGATTCCCGAAAGTGGGAGTTCGAGGTTGCGGTGGATATCGTTCGCCAACGACTTCAGCGGCGAGACGTACAGACAGTAGACCGAATTGTCCAGCCCGGAATCCTGCTCGCGGCGAAACAGTTCGTTCACGATGGCGGTGAACGACGCGAGCGTCTTCCCGCTCCCGGTCGGCGACGCGATGAGGGCGTTCTCGTGGGAGTGAATCAGCGGAATCGCCTCGCGCTGTGGCGGCGTGAAGAACCCGCCGTTCCCGGGGACGAATTCGCCGAACTGTTCGACCCACCACTCCCGCACTGCCGGTTCGAGGAGACCGAGGGTTTCCTCGTCGGCGATTTCGACCGTCTCGGGGTCGAAATCCAACTCCTCGCGGGCCAACAGCCCTCTCGCATCCATTTGTTCCGCGTTGGTAGCGGGCGGCAAAGAGGGTTGTGCCAGCGGGGTGAAAGTGAAATCGTTACTCGAACTCCACGACGCCCTCACGATACCGCTTTACCGTTTTATCCGTGTCCGGAATCGAGAGCGACGACGCGTCGGTCGTCCCGTTCGTTCCGGCGCTCGTGTTGTTCGT
The genomic region above belongs to Haladaptatus sp. R4 and contains:
- a CDS encoding ATP-dependent helicase, whose amino-acid sequence is MDARGLLAREELDFDPETVEIADEETLGLLEPAVREWWVEQFGEFVPGNGGFFTPPQREAIPLIHSHENALIASPTGSGKTLASFTAIVNELFRREQDSGLDNSVYCLYVSPLKSLANDIHRNLELPLSGIEDKMDDVSEVRHAIRHGDTDSAARQKMLDETPHILNTTPETLAILLNSPKFRDKLRTVEYVIVDEIHSLADGKRGTHLSVSLERLENIADSPTRIGCSATVEPLSDIAEFLVGRAEPGGESREYEIVDTRFVREFDLELQCPTDDLVHTPRAVVQERFYDQLHELIQSHTNTLVFTNTRSGAERVLQNLREKFSEYDEENSGCHHGSLSKESRQRIEGQLKDGELDVVTTSTSLELGIDMPHIDLVVQVGSPKSVASLLQRVGRAGHRLGQTVIGRVVALDRDELVECAVMLKKAEEGFVDRVFIPENAQDVAAQQVYGMAINEVRPESDVKATLRRAYPYRDYSDEKWESLLQYLTAGYEGMEDRNVYAKVWRDENDPPDGEYHYPEYPVDEPLMGKRGRLARVIYMTNIGTIPDSFTCDVFTRADNEWVGDLDEGYLDTLEKGDVFVLGGQHFEYKYRRGSKVYADRTSARPTVPSWFSERLPLSYDLGREIAAFQGELLSRLTDRGKPAVRVWLREFPLDENSVRALARMFDEQVRYAGPESVSTDTRLTIEIVMDREEYQRHYYVHSNYGRKFNDGLSRVVAYRCAQAANTNVGVAVADNGFTVSMPLNRKVDVPGILADIDPDEVRGDLRAALSGTDLLQRYFRINATRSLMILKRYKGYEKSASEQQVSSEMLLGFADELDEFAVMEETYREIVEDKLALESVEEILGKVQDGDIDVVQHRVESPTPRAFGLATLMASDVVLAEDESAVLQEFHDRVMDLIAEE